The genome window TTCGGAAAGCTGTTATTGCCACAAAGAAATGATATgtgttatttgtatatattaaatgtaatttggtTACATATACAGCTTCTTCCTTCtatcaaaacattttcacagGATGTCCACTTTTATGGCAAACTGTCGAAATGCATTGGTTTGTTGTATACTGCAAACAAAGGGCTTTATGCTCATCTTGGGAATGTACTAAAAAATGGAACGCTTGTTGAATTAACAAAAGAGAGAAGTGAGAGTTGCATGCATACCTGTGAAGGACAATAGAGTATAAAGAGATCTTTGTTAAATGCTTTGCTTTATAGTGAAGTGGAAAAGATCTGTTAATTTAGTTCCTAAATTATTGTAGTAACTAATTTgttgttgatgtgttttgtttgttcgttTGCTGTTTTGGCCTATgctcttacatttttttacttggtAATGATGTAAgtaataaattgtaaaatatttagttcTTGTcgttgattctgattggttgtgcCGTGTTCTAAGCCGTTGTAAAATTCTCCAAAGCTTACATCTGATTGCATTACATAAGCATCATTGTGCGACTGTCCGTTTCTGCGTGTGTTGCTTGGCAAATgctttgttgtttgtttctgtttcttaGGAACTACATTATTTGGCAGAacaataatacttttttattattatcattgttttatttgctgtgtATTGTAAAATCCCAtggcttcttggggcttattgcttttctGAATTTATAGTGTAATATGTCTTTAATCCCTTCACCACGGGTGAACCACAATATACTGCCCCTAAAAACCTTCTCACTTCTTTTAATTGAAGACAGAATCTCCATGTTTACAAATGTGATATTGAGCCTTCCAAATTCTTAGTTTTTGTCTTAACACCAGTGGTCCATGTCTGTTTCTGATGGTATGTTTGCAGTCATCTGTCCACTCTCATCAATGTTAGAATGTTTTACGTTTGAAAAGAAATTATTTGGTCttacattttgtaacatttcttttgtttgtgcattttttctcttgtaatttttgtattattattgtgttaagAGGCACTGCCTCTTTTGCTGCTTACATGGGTGGAATGCGACTGGTTTGGCCTAGTTCCCCTTTTTCTTTATATCCATGGCATCGTTCCTCATATTCAGTGACTTCTACCACTGTTGACTCACGTTTTATGACAGGTTGAGAAAATCCAGATAAGAGCATTCAAGATGAATTACTtttctttaagtgtttttatgatgttattttCAGTAGGCGGTGGAGAATCATGCACAAATGTAAGCTTTCTCACTTTaactaaagttttttttgcattagCTTTTGTTACTGTATGGGTGTTTTCTTAAATTGTTATATGACAATTCTAATCTCTAGATGAGTGAGAATCAACACTACTCGTGCATGGGAAGAAACCTCAGCTACATCCCAGCTAGTATACCCTCTTCTGTTCACACACTGGATTTCAGCTTTAATGTCTTGAAACACTTACAGAAAACTGTATTCCCAGTTCTGCCTTTTCTGCAAGTTCTTGATCTGTCAAGGTAAGAAACATCTTCACCATCTCATTTGTTATATGAAGTTATCACAtaagtgaatgtaaatgtattttgtgttctagaTGTCACATCAAACGCATAGAAAATGATTCTTTCTACAATGTGAGGAATTTAACTTCTTTGATTCTGACTGGAAACCCCGTTACACATTTTGGActtgaatgttttaatgttttacataatttaacCAAGCTACAGGAACTTAAAGTGGGAACAAATAAAATTCAGTCCATGACTCTCCCTTCATTCATGAGCACCTTCACACACTTCAGTTTACTCGATCTACATGCCAATAATATATCCATCATAAAGTCTGACCACACCGCTGTGTTACGAGAGATTGGCAGAAATATGACTTTAATACTGTGTAGAAATCCAATATTACACATAGAACCAGGAGctttcaaagacatttatctGAAAGAGCTGGACATACGGTCTGCTTTTGTCTCATTTGCTGCTCAAAAAGTTTGTCTAAATGCTCTCTATGGTCTTACTGTCAAAACGCTTGTGTTTGGAAGGTATAAGGGCACACACTGGTTTTACTCTGTTGATCCTGACTTTTTAGAAGGTCTTTGCTCTATACATTTTCAggatatatattattatataacattGAGACCCAGGGATCaattgaatatttttaattgtatgaTTAATGCTACAAAAGTAGTGGTCAAAGGAGGAGTGTTCCATAAGTTCCCAACTGTACATTTTTCGAAAATTAAAGAACTTAACATGCTTTCAAATTTATTAGAGGCATTGCCAGGTAAATCATTTCATCATCTCCAAACATTAGAAAAACTGGTAATAAGAAACAGCAAAATTGTCCAAGTTGAGACGTTAGCGGACATGCCCAAACTTCAATATGTCGATTTGAGTTCCAACCAAATTGCATATCGAGGATGCTGCACAACACTGCTGTCAGGCACACCTCAAATCAAAAACTTGAATATGAGTCTAAATTCAGAAATAGGTTTTTCAGCAGGAGCATTTGATGGTCTTGATTCCCTTGAGATTCTGGATTTCCATCATACAAGTCTTATTGGTATGGGATACCTTTCATGTTTAGCTAACTTAAAGAATTTGAAGTATCTGGATATTTCTTTTGCAAGCATCaccttttttaatatattttcttttcgTGGGCTGATCAGTCTTAATGTTCTAAAGATAGCTGGCAATCATTTCACGCTGTCTATGtattaagatatttatttaataacttcACAAATTTAGAGTATCTGGATTTGTCATATTGCCATTTAGCAGAATTACACCCAAACTCTTTCAAAGATCTTCAAAATCTTCAAATGTTGATTCTCAGTGGAAACAAGTTAATGACTGTAGATTTTCTCACCTTTTCAAACTTGGAGAAATTAACATcactttatgtaaataaaaacagcattacTAGTATTTCACTTGATGTTCTCCAGAAGTTACCCACAAACCTTTCAGTGTTCGACTTGTCCACTAATCCCATCGAATGTTCCTGTGCtcacacagattttattttgtggATTATCGAACATCAAGGAATTTTGGAGCAGCCGCAAAACATATTATGTAAATCCTTTTCAGCAAGCT of Triplophysa dalaica isolate WHDGS20190420 chromosome 11, ASM1584641v1, whole genome shotgun sequence contains these proteins:
- the LOC130431698 gene encoding LOW QUALITY PROTEIN: toll-like receptor 4 (The sequence of the model RefSeq protein was modified relative to this genomic sequence to represent the inferred CDS: deleted 2 bases in 1 codon) — translated: MNYFSLSVFMMLFSVGGGESCTNMSENQHYSCMGRNLSYIPASIPSSVHTLDFSFNVLKHLQKTVFPVLPFLQVLDLSRCHIKRIENDSFYNVRNLTSLILTGNPVTHFGLECFNVLHNLTKLQELKVGTNKIQSMTLPSFMSTFTHFSLLDLHANNISIIKSDHTAVLREIGRNMTLILCRNPILHIEPGAFKDIYLKELDIRSAFVSFAAQKVCLNALYGLTVKTLVFGRYKGTHWFYSVDPDFLEGLCSIHFQDIYYYITLRPRDQLNIFNCMINATKVVVKGGVFHKFPTVHFSKIKELNMLSNLLEALPGKSFHHLQTLEKLVIRNSKIVQVETLADMPKLQYVDLSSNQIAYRGCCTTLLSGTPQIKNLNMSLNSEIGFSAGAFDGLDSLEILDFHHTSLIGMGYLSCLANLKNLKYLDISFASITFFNIFSFRGLISLNVLKIAGNHFTLSVLRYLFNNFTNLEYLDLSYCHLAELHPNSFKDLQNLQMLILSGNKLMTVDFLTFSNLEKLTSLYVNKNSITSISLDVLQKLPTNLSVFDLSTNPIECSCAHTDFILWIIEHQGILEQPQNILCKSFSASSNFPAIDFDINRCVYNTRLTVILLICCVIAVTVLSAVVYRFQFHLKYCCILLKGYKLPKQQECSYDAFVIFSSYDEMWVMNELVENLENGVPPVHLCLHMRDFEPGKSIASNIIDEGIMGSQKVIVVVSQHFIDSAWCRFEFELAQSWFVMERNANIIIIILEDVQERKTKKVFGLHKHLKKNTYLKWSRDPLSNMRFWIRLRKAVIATKK